The following is a genomic window from Episyrphus balteatus chromosome 1, idEpiBalt1.1, whole genome shotgun sequence.
TAATTATATCGGTCGACTTATCCATAACAATGATAGCAGCAGTTCCCAAAGAAGTTTGAGCTGCAATCAACCCATCGAAATCCATAATAGCATCATCACAAACTGATTTTGGAATCACTGGAGTAGACGAGCCACCAGGAATTATTCCAAGCAAATTATCCCAACCACCAGTCACCCCTCCGGCATGTCTCTCAATCAATTCCTTAAGTGGAATTGACATTTCCTCCTCAACAGTGCATGGAGTCTTTACATGCCCCGAAATATTAAACAACTTAGTTCCAGAATTTCGTGTACGACCAAAACTTGCAAACCAATTTCCTCCCCTTCGGCAAATTGTTGGTGCAACTGCCACTGTTTCGACATTCGTTACAGTTGTTGGGCAACCAAATACACCGACATCAGCTGGAAATGGAGGCTTTAGTCTTGGCTTACCCTGTTTTCCTTCGAGCGATTCAATCAGAGCAGTTTCCTCTCCGCAAATATAAGCTCCAGCACCTCGGTGCATGAAAACATCAAAGTCGTAACCAGACCCAGATGCATTTTTGCCAATGAGTCCGGCTTGGTATGCCTCGGCAATAGCCAATTGCATGTTAGATGCTTCGTTATAAAACTCTCCTCGAATATAAATGTAAGCAGCTTGTGCTCCCATTGCTCGTCCAGCAATTAGGCAACCCTCGACAAGCTTATGAGGATCATGTCGCATGATCTCTCTGTCCTTGCAGGTTCCGGGCTCTCCTTCGTCAGCATTTACAACCAAGTACTTTGGTCTGCCATCGGATGGCTTGTTCATGAAAGACCACTTCATTCCACTGGGGAAACCTGCGCCACCACGTCCTCGAAGACCGGATGTCTTGATTTCATTGATGATCCAGTCGGGTCCttttaaaacaatttctttAGTTTTGTACCAATCACCGCGTTTCAATGCACCCTTTAGACGCCAATCATGACGTCCATAGAGATTGGTGAATATGCGATCTTGATCAGCTAGTGGTCCAAATTTGGTTTTAGTTTGTGGTGGTGGAGTGCCAGGGGGTGGTGCTTGTGTACCTTGGTAACGAACACACCATAATGGAACGGCCGCTAAACATATACAAATTATAATTGAATTCAAAGATATTTTCATTAAATGATGAAATTAGAAAAGCGATATTTTTACGGGTGCAGTGAATTACATAACAAAGAGGTAGAAAACAAAACTACGTATTTTGTAGGTTTTCATTTACTGAATAGcaatttgcatttttaaatgtttttatatatttagtAGATACTTACAAAATTGGggctttaatttaaaatgtagTTTAGCTAGACCACTAGCCATTTTGCAAAAGTTAAAATCGATTCAAATgtacaatataaatttttatcttGACATAACACAGGTGAATGTTGCAGCTATGACTGAAAAGTGACAGCTCTGACAGATGTTAATCGGCTCTCAGCTGGGAACTTGCGGCTAACGGCTATCAGATTGATGATTAACGGCTTATGGCTGTACTCTTCCATGCGGACACATCTAGAACTTCACTAAAGTGCGTTCTTTTTGACACATGAGGCGTGTtctttttagcaaatctatccgcagtaggatttcccaaatatcaacgcagaacaaaaatttataagcaCGCACCAATGCAGCTTGATGTAGCTTCTTTTCCAATCGGCTTCAGGTgggtgttgtttttgtaatgcacGTAAACAATTCATCTTGGATAAGATTCAATGCAAACTATTATTTGACTTGTGTAAGAAGAAGGACGGGGGTTAATGCAAATCAATTTGGTTTCCTCAAGACCTTCCTCCACAGGCAATCagaagctaatagcttgtggcGAATAGCGTAAAACGACCTTTTTACAAAACGACGAAATATTTTATCGAGGCTAGagcttcgctaaggaaactatTACCAACATtagatgttataataaggccttatagatgTTTATATGAGATCCTGAAGTTATGAatactaaaaaacaaaagattttattgaatttatttttttttcttttaatttttttctattttggtttttttcttcttttttatctaTTCCAATACTTTtactgttgttctgaaatggggagaattttattttaattgaaaaaaaacatacatatttgtTTCAATCCCATGTACCTCCACATATTAGCCCAGCACTCTACCTGTagacattaggtgtgtttttattacaaccggtcttaactgggcaaaaaaacgcagtctgggctaagcaatttacatgttaaatacaacaacaccttagcccgtCGGGCTTAGTTatttagcccggagaattctctgggcttaacttatTCGACAGATTAAAATCGGTGCTACCAaatgagttttttcataaattgtttagaatttgtttaaaaacatcaaaactgatgtttggaatgacaattatttttttaattatttgtttaattgggcaggttcagaaacgttagggactaaatatttaggtaatttctcggcctctgattggtcaactgtcaaaaaaaatccttccaatttaggtaattttattggaaagctaactggaaaattaggcaagaaaattttacctaaaaatcTAGGAAAGttatttttgtcaacatgacagctgattgttttcaATTACAGAATTTCGTtagcaaaattgaatttatttgtgtgaaaaacgaattaaaagtgcattatcggttataataaataatatttatttattaaagtaaagttaAATTCGGTGTTTGTCCCATGCGGTCTttattaaatttcgaaatttgacaataacatcatatccaaactaatttagtcaattaacgcaaatttccgttcagaaaatgacgttgcctaaatatttagtccctaatatttcctgaacgtgcccattattagttaaactttttttttcaaaaaaaaaaaaacacacaaaaaacccaaaagcgaaaaatattaCCTTGTATAAAGGGTtgaccacaccgaagggtataTCTTCCCACAAAATTATCCTAAGCGGCAATATCAATTATGATGTCACTTACGATGATTTGGCGGGAAGGGGTCGATATGTGGttgcggtacgggtaattgtaggAAAAAATTCCGAACTAGAACAACAGCGTTTAGGtgtggaatatttttcataaaattatccGTACCGCTACTTCAtatacccttcggtgtggtcGAGCCTTAAGTGGTGTACTTTATTTATAGCCCTCATGCAAACTCTGTGTTAAGAGACTATCGTTCTTTTTGTCTTCTCGAACGCGACTTGTAGTTGAACGCGTTCAATAGTAAATTTATTCAGAAAACTAATGtcattttagttattttttatataaaaattaattttttgttaatagttgcaatataaataaaaacatggaATCAACATCAATATCCTCACGCACTGAACTCCTTCCAAGTCCAAGCACTTCAGCAGTAAGATTAAAATATGTTGAAAATATCTGATTCGAGTCCCATTTCTTGTAGCAGACCCCACCTATATTGAAACTGCGTTTGCAGAAGaagaaaacatcaaaaaaagttgaatggaCTGATGGTACTGTCGATAACGAACACTTGAATAGAAAGAAATCAAAGTGTAAGTTTAaacataattttcgaaaattttaataaattcttatGTTGACAATTTTTAGGTTGCTGTATCTATAAAAAACCAttggtttttggtgaaagttCGTCAGAGGATGAGGAAGAGTGCGAGCACTGTTTTGGACACCCagaaaaaaagatcaaaaatcGAGCCGATGATTCGGCGAATCATTCACCAGATGAACCTTTGTGTTCGAAGTCAGATAATGGTAATATACTGGTTACCCTGctatagttttttatttgccACTTAAGctcacacacaattacaaataaaaataaatcgccCTAGAATAGGTTTTCAACGACTTATACGGCAGCCCAATTCTTGGACGACGAAATGGTTATGAAGTACCCCAGAGCACAAGCGCAATGGTTAGTGCGATTGGCTATTACACCAGAGTTATGGTTTCGTATCCCAGTCTAAACCACCTTAAACAATTCTGTCAGGGGTTCTGGAGGAATTACCCCAGAATCTAAGAGTCATGAGCAAAATCATCTCTGCTTAGCCGTTCGGACTCGATCCTTTTCATTCTTGCAAATTATTTATACACGCGCACAAGAACCTCAAACAATCTTGTCCTAAGTCAAAATCAATGTTGCGAGGTTCCAGGCGGCAGTTTTTTGCAAGGCCTTTTATCCTTCTTGATAAGTAGTATTTGCTGGGAAAGTAAGTCAGGTTGTTCGGTTAAGTTATTTATCATGTTTGTTCATAAGTGCTCTCTTCTTCGAAATATAGCACAGTTTTTTAAATTGAGACTAGACTTAGATTTGCACCCGTATTGCGATttacaactatcaatcgataATTGATAAAACATGTATAAGTAATGTCAGTTCCTGATGATGTCTTCATAAGACGAAACACGTCGACtatcttttattaaaataaaatctatcaaCTTTAAGATAACAagtgttattattattcttttataaacttttttttattaagatagTTAAATTAGAAGTCTCAAACCTATTGTAAACTATCAAACTACCAACATTATATTTATTTGAgaacaattttatttgcaatattataacaaaaaattatgttttttattaaaaataaattgtctggtatgtattagaaaaaaaacatccactttaaaaaaaaaacgtacctATGACATGCGATTAAAAACCGGTCTTCAAGTGTTTTAAGTCGCGATATTCAAGCACTACATAGTACATTTTGCAATTATGTTCTAAATATGAATAAGTTATCTaaactaattttaatttataatctgaataaataattaacgcCCATTTTCTGCATTTCACATACAGTcgtcggcataattattttgactaatttacaATTCTCGATCTaataagaataatttctaaCGGTTAAACTTTACATAGGTAAAGTtaatggttatttattaagt
Proteins encoded in this region:
- the LOC129905945 gene encoding NADH dehydrogenase [ubiquinone] flavoprotein 1, mitochondrial, whose protein sequence is MASGLAKLHFKLKPQFSAVPLWCVRYQGTQAPPPGTPPPQTKTKFGPLADQDRIFTNLYGRHDWRLKGALKRGDWYKTKEIVLKGPDWIINEIKTSGLRGRGGAGFPSGMKWSFMNKPSDGRPKYLVVNADEGEPGTCKDREIMRHDPHKLVEGCLIAGRAMGAQAAYIYIRGEFYNEASNMQLAIAEAYQAGLIGKNASGSGYDFDVFMHRGAGAYICGEETALIESLEGKQGKPRLKPPFPADVGVFGCPTTVTNVETVAVAPTICRRGGNWFASFGRTRNSGTKLFNISGHVKTPCTVEEEMSIPLKELIERHAGGVTGGWDNLLGIIPGGSSTPVIPKSVCDDAIMDFDGLIAAQTSLGTAAIIVMDKSTDIIKAIARLISFYKHESCGQCTPCREGIGWMNKIMARFVAGNAQPSEIDMLWEISKQIEGHTICALGDGAAWPVQGLIRHFRPEIEARMKQHAGKAAAKA
- the LOC129921469 gene encoding E3 ubiquitin-protein ligase PPP1R11 isoform X1; this translates as MESTSISSRTELLPSPSTSAQTPPILKLRLQKKKTSKKVEWTDGTVDNEHLNRKKSKCCCIYKKPLVFGESSSEDEEECEHCFGHPEKKIKNRADDSANHSPDEPLCSKSDNGGCTSK
- the LOC129921469 gene encoding E3 ubiquitin-protein ligase PPP1R11 isoform X2; the encoded protein is MESTSISSRTELLPSPSTSATPPILKLRLQKKKTSKKVEWTDGTVDNEHLNRKKSKCCCIYKKPLVFGESSSEDEEECEHCFGHPEKKIKNRADDSANHSPDEPLCSKSDNGGCTSK